A single genomic interval of Granulicella tundricola MP5ACTX9 harbors:
- a CDS encoding M1 family metallopeptidase, which yields MFAGSPVFRASRLLLALLAISSPLAAQSLPEAGISRALASARAARLSDLHYKLSYELHPHAEVTQAHETLTFTDTGTGDLPLDYRDGTLTSASLNGTTIPTQLVNGHIILPAAALHKDQNTLTIAFQSNIAAAGKAITRYTDRDDKTEYLYTLFVPMDASMAFPCFDQPDLKARFTLDISAPTDWTVIGNTAATSKTARGDSAQSIFPETRPISTYLFAFAAGPFEAIQGNPGEPTIYVRKSQLTRAKAEAPQVQQITARGVAYLSDYFAQPFPFPKYDLVLIPGFPFGGMEHAGDTFLNEDGVLFRTAPTASDYFRRDILVLHETTHQWFGDLVTMRWFDDLWLKEGFAQYMAYKAMAQLKPDTNPWKHFYEEIKPLAYAIDETQGTTPIYQNIPNLKDAKSAYGAIVYQKAPAVLKQLDYFLGDQNFRDGLRLYLKQHAYANAQWADLIGAFQATGKSDVQAWASAWILQRGMPEVTVEFSCRGDRLGNIHLMQHDVLETDAVWPISNQIFLSFPAKPASAKPFDLPVYEMEPIRVDWNRPAINVISNHAACPTSIFANYGDQAYGRFLLDPISEKAVTASLIALSTTPTDPLLKSQLWGALWDQVHTAQASPRAYAELALKDLPTEQDESIARILGGRISAAMHAYLSDKGREALAPQAESVTADRMIHAPTLGLRIVNYRTFTSIAQTPTALAQIKDLLSGKLTIEGMPLKPLDRWNLIGTLIQQNDPEAPALLAAEKQRDQSGEGQKYAYAQQAATPTEATKQQYFADYLRTSSQPGGPPAVQEDWLTQSLGRFNSWNQTPLTEPYLTRALDALPDIKRNRKIFFLGAWLGSFIGGQHSPEAQQIFHAWLTRKDIDPDLRLKVLELSDELDRTVLIRQKFPD from the coding sequence ATGTTCGCAGGCAGTCCTGTCTTCCGTGCATCACGCTTGCTGCTGGCCCTGCTTGCCATCTCGTCACCGCTTGCAGCGCAGAGTTTGCCCGAAGCCGGCATCTCTCGTGCACTGGCCTCCGCCCGCGCCGCTCGTCTGTCCGATCTCCACTACAAGCTCAGCTATGAGCTCCATCCGCACGCGGAGGTCACTCAAGCCCACGAGACCCTCACCTTCACGGACACCGGCACCGGAGACCTCCCGCTCGACTACCGCGACGGCACCCTGACCTCCGCCTCCCTCAACGGAACAACCATCCCCACGCAACTCGTCAACGGCCACATCATCCTTCCCGCCGCCGCCCTCCACAAAGACCAGAACACCCTCACCATCGCCTTCCAAAGCAACATCGCCGCAGCCGGCAAGGCCATCACCCGTTACACAGACCGCGACGACAAGACCGAGTACCTCTACACCCTCTTCGTCCCCATGGACGCCAGCATGGCCTTCCCGTGCTTTGACCAGCCCGACCTCAAAGCCCGCTTCACCCTTGACATCTCCGCGCCCACGGACTGGACCGTCATCGGCAATACAGCCGCCACCAGCAAGACCGCACGCGGCGACTCCGCACAGTCCATCTTCCCTGAGACCCGTCCCATCAGCACCTATCTCTTCGCCTTTGCCGCCGGGCCGTTTGAAGCGATCCAAGGAAACCCAGGCGAGCCCACGATCTACGTCCGCAAGTCCCAACTCACCCGGGCTAAGGCCGAAGCCCCGCAGGTCCAGCAGATCACCGCCCGCGGCGTAGCCTATCTCTCCGACTACTTCGCCCAGCCCTTCCCCTTTCCCAAGTACGATCTCGTCCTCATCCCCGGCTTCCCCTTCGGCGGCATGGAGCACGCTGGTGACACCTTCCTCAATGAGGACGGCGTCCTCTTCCGCACCGCGCCCACCGCATCCGACTACTTCCGCCGCGACATCCTCGTCCTCCACGAAACCACCCACCAGTGGTTCGGCGATCTCGTCACCATGCGCTGGTTCGACGACCTATGGCTCAAGGAAGGCTTTGCCCAGTACATGGCCTATAAAGCCATGGCCCAACTCAAACCGGACACCAACCCCTGGAAGCACTTCTACGAAGAGATCAAACCCCTCGCCTACGCCATCGACGAGACCCAGGGCACCACCCCCATCTACCAGAACATCCCCAACCTCAAGGATGCCAAAAGCGCCTACGGAGCCATCGTCTACCAGAAGGCCCCAGCCGTCCTGAAGCAGCTCGACTACTTCCTCGGCGATCAGAACTTCCGCGACGGCCTCCGCCTCTACCTCAAGCAACATGCCTATGCCAACGCCCAATGGGCAGACCTCATCGGCGCCTTTCAAGCCACCGGTAAGAGCGATGTGCAGGCTTGGGCAAGCGCGTGGATACTCCAGCGCGGCATGCCAGAGGTCACGGTTGAGTTCTCCTGCAGAGGAGATCGTCTCGGAAACATCCATCTCATGCAGCATGACGTACTCGAGACGGATGCTGTTTGGCCCATCTCAAACCAGATATTCCTCAGCTTCCCCGCAAAGCCCGCATCGGCAAAGCCTTTTGATCTTCCTGTCTATGAGATGGAGCCGATCCGGGTAGATTGGAACCGGCCCGCCATCAATGTAATAAGCAACCATGCAGCATGCCCGACCTCCATCTTCGCCAACTACGGCGATCAAGCCTACGGCCGCTTCCTCCTTGATCCCATCAGCGAAAAGGCCGTCACCGCCTCGCTCATCGCTCTAAGCACCACCCCCACCGATCCCCTCCTCAAGTCCCAACTCTGGGGTGCCCTCTGGGACCAAGTCCACACCGCTCAGGCCTCCCCTCGCGCATACGCAGAGCTAGCCCTCAAAGATCTCCCCACCGAGCAGGATGAGAGCATAGCCCGCATCCTCGGTGGCCGCATCTCCGCAGCCATGCACGCGTACCTGTCGGACAAGGGAAGGGAAGCTCTAGCCCCGCAAGCAGAATCCGTCACCGCCGACCGGATGATCCACGCCCCCACCCTCGGCCTGCGCATCGTCAACTACCGCACCTTCACCAGCATCGCCCAAACCCCCACAGCCCTTGCCCAAATCAAAGACCTCCTCTCCGGTAAGCTTACGATCGAAGGCATGCCCCTCAAGCCGCTGGACCGCTGGAACCTCATCGGCACGCTCATCCAGCAGAACGACCCCGAAGCCCCAGCCCTTTTAGCCGCAGAGAAACAACGCGATCAATCCGGCGAAGGCCAGAAGTACGCCTACGCTCAGCAAGCCGCCACCCCCACCGAAGCCACCAAGCAACAATACTTCGCAGACTACCTCCGAACGTCCTCCCAACCCGGCGGCCCGCCCGCCGTGCAAGAAGACTGGCTCACCCAGTCCCTCGGCCGTTTCAACTCCTGGAACCAGACACCGCTCACCGAGCCTTATCTCACCCGAGCCCTGGACGCCCTGCCGGACATCAAGCGCAATCGCAAGATCTTCTTCCTCGGCGCATGGCTCGGCTCCTTCATCGGCGGTCAGCATAGCCCGGAGGCCCAGCAGATCTTCCACGCCTGGCTCACCCGCAAGGACATCGACCCTGACCTCCGCCTCAAAGTCCTCGAACTCTCCGACGAGCTAGACCGCACAGTTCTCATCCGCCAGAAGTTCCCCGACTAA
- a CDS encoding type III polyketide synthase produces MQIASVGTSFPPHRYTQAEIAEALVERWRDKLPEPRLLTRFHLNCGVEHRYTVLPLEAYPSLVGFGATNGAWITAAVDLGEQAITRALAPIGLTAADVSAIFFASVTGIASPTIDARLINRMPFPTHVKRTPIFGLGCVAGAAGIARASDYVRAFPDQIALLLSVELCSLTWQDDDQSVANLISTGLFGDGCAAVVIAGDNVKLPGPTAGPKILATRSTFYRHTEHVMGWDIRDTGFRIVLSPDVPKVVLENLKGDVDTFLTSQSLTQSDITSWIFHSGGPKVLEAAEKALTLPPEALALSWKSLREVGNLSAASVLCVLEDTLTNHPGAPGTYSILAAMGPAFCLELILLQW; encoded by the coding sequence ATGCAGATCGCTTCAGTCGGCACCTCGTTCCCGCCTCATCGCTATACACAAGCCGAAATCGCAGAAGCCCTCGTAGAACGCTGGCGCGACAAGCTTCCGGAACCTCGTCTTCTCACCCGCTTCCACCTCAACTGCGGCGTAGAGCATCGATACACCGTCCTCCCGCTCGAAGCCTACCCATCCCTGGTCGGCTTCGGCGCGACCAACGGCGCATGGATCACTGCCGCCGTCGATCTCGGCGAGCAAGCCATCACCCGCGCCCTCGCACCCATCGGCCTCACCGCAGCCGACGTCTCCGCCATCTTCTTCGCCTCCGTCACCGGCATCGCGTCCCCAACGATAGACGCCCGCCTCATCAACCGCATGCCGTTCCCCACGCACGTCAAGCGCACACCCATCTTCGGCCTGGGCTGCGTCGCCGGAGCCGCCGGCATCGCACGCGCGTCAGACTACGTCCGCGCCTTCCCGGACCAGATCGCCCTTCTCCTCTCGGTCGAGCTCTGCTCCCTCACCTGGCAGGACGACGACCAGTCCGTCGCCAACCTGATCTCCACCGGCCTCTTCGGCGATGGCTGCGCAGCAGTCGTCATAGCAGGCGACAACGTAAAGCTCCCTGGACCCACCGCCGGCCCAAAAATCCTGGCAACCCGCAGCACCTTCTATCGCCACACCGAGCACGTCATGGGCTGGGACATCCGAGACACAGGCTTCCGCATCGTCCTCTCGCCCGATGTACCCAAGGTCGTGCTCGAAAACCTCAAAGGCGACGTAGACACCTTCCTCACCTCGCAATCCCTCACGCAATCAGACATCACCTCCTGGATCTTCCACTCCGGCGGCCCCAAGGTCCTGGAAGCTGCGGAGAAAGCCCTCACCCTCCCACCGGAAGCCCTCGCCCTGAGCTGGAAGTCCCTCCGTGAGGTCGGCAACCTCAGCGCCGCCTCCGTCCTCTGCGTCCTCGAAGACACCCTCACCAACCACCCCGGCGCACCCGGCACCTACTCCATCCTCGCCGCCATGGGCCCCGCCTTCTGCCTCGAACTCATCCTCCTCCAGTGGTAG
- a CDS encoding acyl carrier protein, with protein sequence MEDTATRIIHIIAKSKSLPPESIQPESNFDDLQIDSLDKINLTFEIEEAFNITIPDDSLSSLRTVQDVITGVQRLQAEKSAAS encoded by the coding sequence ATGGAAGACACAGCCACCCGGATCATCCACATCATCGCCAAATCGAAATCCCTCCCGCCCGAGTCCATCCAGCCCGAGAGCAACTTCGACGATCTCCAGATCGACTCGCTCGACAAGATCAACCTCACCTTCGAGATCGAAGAAGCCTTCAACATCACCATCCCGGACGATTCCCTCAGCTCTCTCCGCACCGTCCAGGACGTCATCACCGGAGTCCAGCGCCTGCAAGCAGAGAAGTCCGCCGCCTCATGA
- a CDS encoding beta-ketoacyl-[acyl-carrier-protein] synthase family protein, with protein sequence MHRVVITGLGCITPIGNTPQALWQSVLEGRTGIAPMQVEHPGLRFTRMGEVRDFRPEDHLANGQILTTERAAQFAIVAARQAAVESQLLAHHAPDRIAIFTGCSTAGRQAEEPETAKLYTSNARVHPLTVPRSMASSGASQIAIDLHITGPALNLSTACSSGAHAIGLAFQMIRGGAVSAAIAGGHEAPLTFGFLRAWDSIRVVSPTACRPFAADRDGMTLAEGAAYLALETLESAQSRNAPIYAELLGFGMSTDAHHITQPKPEGPAAAIRICLADGKLDPQEIGYINAHGTATQANDQVEAAAIHAVFGDHASRISVSSTKSLHGHSMGASPAIETLITALALRHGQLPFTAGTITPDATLNLNLILEAPQPTGPTVALANSLAFGGLNAILALRTF encoded by the coding sequence ATGCATCGCGTCGTCATCACCGGTCTGGGCTGCATCACTCCCATCGGCAACACCCCGCAAGCTCTCTGGCAGTCCGTCCTCGAAGGCCGCACAGGCATCGCGCCCATGCAGGTCGAGCACCCCGGCCTCCGCTTCACCCGCATGGGTGAGGTCCGCGACTTCCGCCCCGAAGATCATCTCGCCAACGGCCAGATCCTCACCACGGAGCGAGCCGCCCAGTTCGCCATCGTAGCCGCCCGCCAGGCGGCAGTGGAATCCCAACTCCTCGCCCACCACGCCCCCGACCGCATCGCCATCTTCACCGGCTGCAGCACCGCCGGCCGCCAGGCGGAGGAGCCTGAAACCGCCAAGCTCTACACCTCCAACGCCCGAGTCCATCCACTCACCGTCCCCCGCTCCATGGCCTCCAGCGGCGCCTCCCAGATCGCCATCGACCTCCACATCACCGGCCCCGCCCTCAACCTCTCCACTGCCTGCTCCTCCGGCGCTCACGCCATCGGCCTCGCCTTCCAGATGATCCGCGGCGGAGCCGTCTCAGCCGCCATCGCCGGCGGCCATGAAGCTCCACTTACCTTCGGCTTCCTGCGCGCCTGGGACTCCATCCGGGTCGTCTCCCCCACCGCCTGCCGCCCCTTCGCCGCAGACCGGGACGGCATGACCCTCGCAGAAGGCGCAGCCTACCTCGCCCTCGAAACCCTGGAGTCCGCCCAGTCCCGCAACGCCCCCATTTATGCGGAGCTCCTAGGCTTCGGCATGAGCACGGACGCCCACCACATCACCCAACCCAAGCCGGAAGGCCCCGCAGCCGCCATCCGCATCTGCCTGGCAGACGGAAAACTAGACCCGCAAGAAATCGGCTACATCAACGCCCACGGCACCGCCACTCAGGCCAACGATCAGGTCGAAGCCGCCGCCATCCACGCCGTCTTCGGCGACCACGCCTCGCGTATCTCCGTCTCCTCCACCAAGAGCCTCCACGGCCACAGCATGGGCGCATCCCCCGCCATCGAAACCCTCATCACCGCCCTGGCCCTCCGCCACGGCCAACTCCCCTTCACCGCCGGCACCATCACTCCCGACGCAACCCTCAACCTGAACCTCATCCTTGAAGCCCCACAACCCACCGGCCCCACCGTAGCCCTCGCCAACTCACTCGCCTTCGGAGGCCTCAACGCCATCCTCGCCCTGAGGACCTTCTAA
- a CDS encoding glycosyltransferase family 2 protein, with amino-acid sequence MISVLILTKNEAQDLPGCLASVVWSDDVHVLDSHSTDATVAIAQAAGAIVTQRPFDNYAAHRNFGFQLPFKYPWLLILDADERPTPELSREMLLQAANAPADVSGFRLRRRDFLFNTWLKHAQLSPFYIRLVRPERSRYTRAINEVLEVEGTIAELHEPLDHFPFSKGIAHWVAKHNQYSTMEAQLIHSQQGLTNPSLRTALRDSDFHTRRLHQKAIFYQLPGRPLIKLVYMLVVRRAILDGSAGVTYAILQSIYEYLIVLKTKELHLNQRQ; translated from the coding sequence ATGATCTCCGTCCTCATCCTCACAAAAAACGAAGCCCAGGATCTCCCCGGCTGCCTAGCCTCCGTAGTCTGGTCGGACGACGTCCACGTCCTCGACTCCCATTCCACGGACGCCACCGTCGCCATCGCCCAGGCCGCCGGAGCCATCGTCACCCAGCGCCCCTTCGACAACTACGCCGCGCACCGCAACTTCGGCTTCCAGCTCCCCTTCAAGTACCCCTGGCTCCTCATTCTGGATGCAGATGAGCGCCCCACCCCCGAGCTCTCACGCGAGATGCTCCTGCAAGCCGCCAACGCCCCCGCAGACGTCTCCGGCTTCCGCCTTCGCCGCCGCGACTTCCTCTTCAACACCTGGCTCAAGCACGCCCAGCTCAGCCCCTTCTACATCCGTCTCGTCCGCCCCGAGCGCAGCCGTTACACCCGAGCCATCAACGAAGTCCTCGAAGTCGAAGGCACCATCGCAGAGCTCCACGAGCCCCTGGACCACTTCCCCTTCTCCAAGGGCATCGCCCACTGGGTGGCCAAGCACAACCAGTACAGCACCATGGAAGCCCAGCTCATCCACTCGCAGCAGGGCCTCACCAACCCCAGCCTCCGCACCGCCCTGCGAGACTCCGACTTCCACACTCGGCGCCTCCACCAGAAGGCCATCTTCTACCAGCTCCCCGGCCGCCCCCTCATCAAGCTCGTCTACATGCTCGTAGTCCGCCGCGCCATCCTGGACGGCTCCGCCGGCGTCACCTACGCCATCCTCCAAAGCATCTACGAGTACCTCATCGTCCTCAAGACCAAAGAGCTTCACCTCAACCAGCGTCAATAG
- a CDS encoding catalase: MAKLGHEEAADHSIGNGGELHQAAGETHPPMSSQRGLIIADDENSLKANERGPVLIEDHLLIEKTQHFDHERIPERVVHARGYGAKGYFELTDSLEGISKAGVLTRVGEKTPAFVRFSTVAGNAGSSDLARDVRGFAVKMYTPEGNWDIVGNNIPVFFIQDSIKFTDLIHSVKQEPDRGFPQAQSAHDTFWDFVSLVPESTHMLMWIMSDRAIPRSFRMMEGFGVHTFRLINNAGKSTYVKFHWRPKLGMESVIWDEALKISGADPDFHRRDLWNAIDEGNFPEWELGVQLFDEEFAQSFDFDVLDATKLIPEETLPLRIIGKLVLDRNVDNYFAETEQVAFATTNVVPGIDFSNDPLLQGRNLSYIDTQLTRLGTPNYQQIPVNAPRCPVMNMQRDGHHQMLPQKGRVSYSPSSLEADAPRPDAVKGFSSFKAHEEGDKMRVRAASFADHFSQALQFFNSQTEPEQNHIVSAFIFELSKVETKAIRTRMLGQLANVDATIAQRVADGLGMTEPIKPAATTVTVRTDLKVSPALSIVQKMVPGLKTKLIGVLIADGTDAAEVLALETAAGKLGAKVKIVAPKIGGATTSDGKTLEADFQLAGGASVLFDAVFVALSEDGAKLLSTEAAAVGWVHDAFSHLKVIGATSGAQALLDAAGVVPDEGVLVGADADAYLSAAANGRIYDREPNVRTVY, from the coding sequence ATGGCGAAGTTGGGACATGAAGAAGCGGCGGATCACAGCATAGGCAATGGCGGTGAACTACACCAGGCAGCGGGCGAAACTCATCCGCCGATGTCATCGCAACGCGGACTGATTATTGCGGATGACGAGAACTCTCTGAAGGCGAATGAACGTGGTCCTGTGCTGATTGAGGACCATCTGTTGATCGAAAAGACGCAACACTTCGATCATGAGCGGATTCCGGAGCGCGTGGTGCATGCTCGTGGTTATGGCGCGAAGGGATACTTTGAGCTGACCGATAGCCTGGAGGGCATCAGCAAGGCCGGTGTGCTGACACGGGTGGGCGAGAAGACCCCTGCGTTCGTGCGTTTTTCTACGGTGGCCGGCAATGCGGGATCGAGCGATCTGGCGCGCGATGTCAGGGGCTTTGCGGTGAAGATGTATACGCCGGAGGGTAACTGGGACATTGTGGGGAACAACATTCCGGTGTTCTTCATCCAGGATTCGATCAAGTTCACGGACCTGATCCACTCCGTCAAGCAGGAGCCGGACCGTGGTTTTCCGCAGGCTCAGTCCGCGCATGACACGTTCTGGGACTTCGTCTCGCTGGTGCCTGAGAGCACGCACATGCTGATGTGGATCATGTCCGATCGCGCGATTCCGCGTTCCTTCCGGATGATGGAAGGTTTCGGTGTGCATACCTTCCGGCTGATCAACAATGCGGGCAAGTCCACGTATGTCAAGTTCCACTGGCGGCCGAAGCTGGGGATGGAGTCGGTGATCTGGGATGAGGCGCTGAAGATCTCCGGGGCGGACCCGGACTTTCATCGGCGCGATCTCTGGAATGCGATTGACGAAGGAAACTTTCCGGAGTGGGAGCTTGGTGTGCAGTTGTTCGACGAGGAGTTTGCGCAGAGCTTCGACTTTGACGTGCTGGATGCGACGAAGCTGATTCCTGAGGAGACGCTGCCGCTGCGGATCATCGGCAAGCTGGTACTGGACCGCAATGTGGACAACTACTTTGCCGAGACGGAGCAGGTGGCGTTTGCGACGACGAACGTTGTGCCGGGCATCGACTTCAGCAATGACCCGTTGCTGCAGGGGCGCAACCTCTCGTATATCGACACGCAGTTGACGCGGCTGGGCACGCCGAACTATCAGCAGATCCCGGTGAATGCGCCGCGCTGCCCGGTGATGAACATGCAACGGGACGGCCATCACCAGATGTTGCCGCAGAAGGGCCGTGTGTCTTACTCGCCGAGCTCGCTGGAGGCGGATGCTCCTCGTCCGGATGCGGTGAAGGGATTCAGCTCCTTCAAGGCGCATGAAGAGGGCGACAAGATGCGGGTGCGGGCGGCTTCGTTTGCGGATCACTTCAGCCAGGCGTTGCAGTTCTTCAACTCGCAGACTGAGCCGGAGCAGAATCACATTGTGTCTGCGTTCATCTTTGAGTTGAGCAAGGTGGAGACGAAGGCTATTCGTACGCGGATGCTGGGGCAGTTGGCGAATGTGGACGCAACCATTGCGCAGCGTGTGGCTGATGGCCTGGGGATGACCGAGCCGATCAAGCCTGCAGCTACGACCGTGACGGTGCGTACCGATCTCAAGGTCTCTCCGGCGTTGAGCATTGTGCAGAAGATGGTGCCGGGGCTGAAGACGAAGTTGATCGGCGTGCTGATTGCGGATGGCACCGACGCGGCGGAGGTGCTGGCGCTGGAGACGGCTGCAGGCAAGTTGGGGGCGAAGGTGAAGATCGTCGCGCCGAAGATTGGCGGGGCCACGACCTCCGACGGCAAGACGCTGGAGGCTGACTTCCAGCTTGCGGGCGGTGCTTCCGTGCTCTTCGATGCGGTGTTCGTTGCGTTATCCGAGGATGGGGCTAAGCTGCTTTCAACCGAGGCTGCGGCCGTTGGTTGGGTGCATGATGCGTTCAGCCATCTGAAGGTGATCGGCGCGACGAGCGGTGCGCAAGCGCTGCTGGACGCGGCGGGAGTTGTTCCGGATGAAGGCGTGCTGGTGGGTGCGGATGCTGACGCTTATCTGAGCGCTGCTGCCAATGGGCGCATCTACGACCGTGAACCGAATGTGCGGACGGTTTACTAG
- a CDS encoding SGNH/GDSL hydrolase family protein, giving the protein MSALRHALTVALLVFSAVLLHAQAYTSIVVIGDSLSDTGNDAHVSTALYTAAAAVPTPATGYTQGSFTDGADTAPAAQLYSGVWIKQLAAMLAAKPPVLNSLDGGANYAYGFAFTGSGTTPFAYGPGNVFTFPVNNMGLQLSTYLATNPTITSKTLFVVWGGANDILNATSSAAVTTAAANEAAVIQALIAAGATDFIIPNLPPLGAVPRLNTTASAASATAAAAGFNQALAAYVAALPAANPGKSLHLYSLDVFTLFNTIIAAPSTYGFANVTISSNFLAVNPDTYLFWDGLHPTTAGHHQLALAAAALIAPGATTTTLASSNLSANLNASVTLTATVKSPAGIPTGVVTFFDGTTAIGNGQLNTAGVATYTTSSLTAGTHNITAAYVASQYFNASTSTALSEVVTAPAISLTATPVGLTIASGSTGSEALTVATVGGLSGTVSLSCAPLPSPLTCTFSPATLTFAGANNTLTSTLTVNTAGVNISQLNRTRPGSNTLQAIAACSLLPFFGVLVFRRRHLRSLPLLCLLLLFSSGAVLGLSGCSGSSSANAPKGLYTIPVTATGGSATSSLSFVVTVN; this is encoded by the coding sequence ATGTCCGCCTTGCGCCACGCCCTTACCGTCGCCCTTCTCGTCTTTTCCGCCGTTCTCCTTCATGCCCAGGCGTACACCTCCATCGTCGTCATCGGAGACTCGCTCTCGGACACCGGCAACGACGCCCACGTCTCCACCGCCCTCTACACCGCAGCCGCCGCAGTCCCCACACCCGCCACCGGGTACACCCAGGGCAGCTTCACGGACGGCGCCGACACTGCACCCGCCGCGCAGCTCTATAGCGGCGTCTGGATCAAGCAACTCGCCGCCATGCTCGCCGCCAAGCCGCCCGTCCTGAACTCTCTCGACGGAGGTGCCAACTACGCCTACGGCTTCGCCTTCACCGGTTCCGGCACTACCCCCTTCGCGTATGGACCCGGCAATGTATTCACCTTCCCCGTCAACAACATGGGCCTGCAGCTCTCCACCTATCTCGCCACCAACCCCACCATCACCAGCAAGACCCTCTTCGTCGTCTGGGGCGGAGCAAACGACATCCTCAACGCCACCTCCTCCGCTGCGGTCACCACCGCCGCCGCCAACGAAGCCGCCGTCATCCAGGCTCTCATCGCCGCAGGTGCCACAGACTTCATCATTCCGAATCTCCCACCGCTCGGTGCCGTCCCTCGCCTCAACACCACCGCCTCCGCGGCCTCCGCCACTGCTGCCGCCGCCGGGTTCAACCAGGCCCTCGCCGCTTACGTTGCCGCACTCCCCGCCGCCAATCCCGGCAAGTCCCTTCACCTCTACTCGCTCGACGTCTTCACCCTCTTCAACACCATCATCGCGGCCCCTTCAACCTACGGCTTCGCCAACGTCACCATCAGCTCCAACTTCCTCGCCGTCAACCCGGATACCTATCTCTTCTGGGACGGTCTCCACCCCACCACCGCCGGCCACCATCAACTAGCCCTCGCCGCCGCAGCCCTCATCGCCCCCGGCGCCACCACCACCACACTCGCCTCTTCCAATCTCAGCGCAAACCTCAACGCCTCCGTCACCCTCACCGCGACGGTCAAGAGCCCCGCCGGCATCCCCACCGGAGTCGTCACCTTCTTTGACGGAACCACCGCCATCGGCAACGGCCAGTTGAACACTGCCGGCGTCGCCACCTACACCACCTCCAGCCTCACGGCCGGCACGCATAACATCACCGCTGCCTACGTTGCCTCCCAATACTTCAATGCCTCCACCTCCACCGCCCTCTCGGAGGTCGTCACCGCCCCGGCCATCAGCCTCACCGCCACTCCCGTAGGGCTTACGATCGCCAGCGGATCCACGGGCTCAGAAGCTCTCACCGTCGCCACCGTCGGCGGACTCTCCGGTACTGTCTCCCTATCGTGCGCGCCTCTCCCATCGCCTCTCACCTGTACTTTCTCCCCCGCCACACTCACGTTCGCCGGTGCCAACAACACCCTCACCAGCACCCTCACCGTCAACACAGCCGGCGTCAACATCTCCCAACTCAACCGAACCCGCCCCGGCTCCAATACCCTCCAGGCGATCGCAGCCTGCTCGCTCCTCCCCTTCTTTGGCGTTCTCGTCTTCCGCCGCAGGCATCTCCGCAGCCTCCCACTCCTCTGCCTCCTCCTGCTTTTCTCCTCCGGAGCGGTGCTCGGCCTCAGCGGTTGCTCCGGCAGCTCCTCGGCCAATGCACCCAAGGGCCTTTACACCATCCCGGTCACCGCCACCGGCGGAAGCGCAACCTCCTCCCTCAGCTTCGTGGTGACGGTCAACTGA